One Aegilops tauschii subsp. strangulata cultivar AL8/78 chromosome 7, Aet v6.0, whole genome shotgun sequence genomic window carries:
- the LOC109785461 gene encoding ATP-dependent RNA helicase eIF4A — MTSPSSPAMTLSHPSSGRHFYLAVDRLQFKMRTLLELLGVVSDRHGSVPIAICVSSRDELDAVCAAVANLPFVSLSPLYSDQDEAERASVLEKSRRAAIQRNQIEDTSIDGSPKPESVVLKLNITVVTDACLPSAAMGEAPLMSRVLINYELPTKKEAYLRRVSACLATDGIVINMVVGGEVALLKSLEETSGFVIAEMPIHVSEIL; from the exons ATGACGTCTCCTAGCTCCCCGGCAATGACCCTATCCCACCCAAG CTCCGGGCGCCATTTCTACCTCGCCGTTGACCGCCTTCAGTTCAAGATG AGGACACTGCTGGAGCTCCTAGGTGTTGTCTCTGATCGCCACGGCTCGGTGCCCATTGCCATATGTGTTTCATCCCGGGATGAGCTAGATGCTGTCTGTGCTGCTGTTGCCAACCTCCCCTTTGTGTCCTTATCACCGCTG TACAGCGATCAAGATGAAGCTGAGCGTGCATCTGTTCTTGAGAAATCCCGTCGGGCAGCAATACAGCGAAATCAGATTGAAGATACTTCTATTGATGGAAGTCCCAAGCCTGAAAGTGTGGTCTTGAAGCTCAATATTACAGTTGTAACAGATGCTTGCTTGCCTTCGGCGGCGATGGGAGAGGCTCCCCTTATGTCTCGTGTGCTGATAAACTATGAATTGCCTACAAAGAAG GAGGCTTACTTAAGACGTGTATCAGCATGCTTGGCAACAG ACGGAATCGTGATTAATATGGTGGTTGGTGGTGAGGTAGCTCTATTAAAGTCTCTGGAAGAAACCAGTGGATTCGTCATTGCAGAGATGCCAATACAT GTTTCTGAGATACTATAA